Genomic segment of Nostoc commune NIES-4072:
AAGCGGTTTTCTACACGAAGTTTGCCAGGATTTAAGCACTTACCAATCTGATTCCAAAACTCATTCAAACACCAAGAGGTTAAAGGAACTCCCATACCACGCTTTTGTCGCCAAACAATTTCTGAGGGTAATAAGTTTTCTACGGCTCGCTTGAGGATGTATTTCTCACAAACTCCCTGCAAACAGAGTTCTCCAGATACTTGAAACGTCCACTCAGCCAATGGTAAATCGCAGAAAGGCGATCGCACAAACAACCCATGAGCAAACCCTAAAGCAGTGGCACGCGGATGTATATTTTGTGACCCTTTCAACATCAAACTGGCACGGCGCAACCGATGCAAAACGGCTGTACAATACTCAGGGTCAAGTGCTTCTGCAATCCAATCTTCTGGATGTAAATTTTGGATCTGATCATAAATATGTGGCTGGTAAATTTGAGCTTCGTAACCCCAAAGACGGTGAAAAGTGCGGAGATATTGTTGGATAAAATTTTCTTGAATAGAGAGATTTTCGTTTTGATAAACTCCTGCTGCGATTAAAGGTTTATTCGTCCAACCTGCAAACAATTGATCACCACCTTCGCCGTTAAAAATCACCCTAGTATCTTGGCTAGCCCTTTGTCCTAAAAGAAACAACGGAACTGTTACGCCATCGCCAAAAGGCAAATCTAGCGCCTGTACAGTCGAAATCAGAGCCTTCTGGATTTGATGAGGATTGGCATCAACTTTTACCAAAGGAATTTGCAGATGTTGGGCGACAATTTCGGCATAAAGAGATTCAGAAATACCTGCCTTCCCAAAATCCAAGGTATAACCAATCACCTTTATCCCCGCTTGCACCAGTAAGGCGGCGACAACAGAAGAATCTAATCCCCCAGAGAGAAAAACGCCTACAGGCTCATCTGTTAAGTCAGAAATTTGCCTTTCAACAGCTTGTTGAAGCAGAGCTTGTAGTTGTTTGACAGCCGTTGTTTCATCTTTTATTTGCACACCTGCTTCACACCATTGTGATAAACGTTGAGAAATTGGCGCCCAAAGCCTTTGTGACTCAGATTGACTTTGCCAGACTAATTCCTCTCCAGCCGGAACTGCAAATATTTGACTCACTGGCGTTAGGGGATTGGGAACATAAGAAAAACAAGAATAACCGTATAAAGCCGGAATGTTGACTTCAGGATTTTCAACAACTTTCAACAGCAGTTGCAGACGGGATGCAAACCAAATGACTTGTCCTTGTTGCATCCAATATAGGGGGACTTTTCCAAAAGGTTCTCGTCCTAAAATTAAGCGATCGCTTCGCTGTAATTTTACCCAAATATCAGAGTTTAAATAAGTAAATATTCCAGATGCAGATATAGCAGCTATTCTTTCTGGATGATGAATTGGCAAGATTGATTGTTGCGAAAAACCAATATGAGCAACATTCCAAATAGGATAATTATTCTCGGTTAGCAAGTCGAGATCAGATAACTGGTCAGAGGTAGTATGCAGCGTTTTGATAATACTTAGCCGCGCTTCTAACTCGCATCGAGAACCATAACCCCAATATCCAATAAATTGCTGAGGCTGATTTATCTTTTCGCGCGGCGGCATATTTTCCATACTATTTCACTTCAAATTCTGTTTCGCTAAGTTGGCGACCTTGGAGAAATATTTGCGCCTTCCACTTACCTGGAGTCGATGCAGAACCGATGATATAACGGCACTGAGTATCCCAGATGGATTTGTCAATTTCACGGGTTTGATAGCGATTTTGCTTGACAATTTCACCATTAGGATTAATCCAATTGCATGTTAAATCTAGCTTTTGACCTATGGGTGCATCTTTTAAGGTCACACGATAAAAGACTTCTGGGCTGTTCTGGCGTGAGATATTTCTCAGGTCACTACCATCATCTTGAGTGAGAGTAATCCGGTTTCTTTGAGTAGAAACCCGTTCAAGAGTAGAATTATGCTGTTGAATACTAAATAAAGTACCCATAATGACGATCGCTATAGCAGCAATGACCCCAATAGCAATTGTCCGATTACGTTTTTCCTGTACTTTCAAAACTTGCCGACGCTGCACTTGAACCAGCGCTTCATCTAGCAAATCCGGTGGTAAACCTAATTCCTGTAAAATTTGCTTGACTTGTTCGGGTTCAATTTCTGCTTCTTTTCGTGTTTGCAGGTTTCCGACTTCAGCGACGATTTGCGTTAGTTGCTCTGTAGTTAGTCTCTGGTTCATGATCAAATACCACTCCTACATAAAAAAGCGTTTAATTTTCTGCCAAAATAGCTTTGTTTGAGGTTGTGTGTCAAAGAAACACCTTCACAGCATAACTAAAAGAGTTTTTATAGATATAAAATAGCGATCACCCACTCGCCTTTTTTGCATAAGAAAGATTTTTGCTTCTAGTTTAGCTACAACTGCTCCTTGTCAATTTCCGGTTTTTTCAACTTTAAGTCCTTTACAAGTGGGCAGCAACTAGGAAGTCAACACGTTGCAACGAGGGCTAACATTGCGCTGTTGTCGGCGGCAGATAATGACGATTACAGCTTTATTGACCAGAACTTCCAGCCAGAGTCATTGCAGACTTGGGGTAAGCGTGGTTCTGTAATCAACGTTGAGATGCGGCGCTATCGAGAGTCTGTGCTTGCGGGTTTGGTCGAAGATGGCTACACCGTTATCGATGCTGACGATGCTGATGATGATGAGAGTGGGGCAGTTATCGAGTCGGTTAAAGCCGCGTCTGTTGAATTGTATGCTGTGGAGTGTAAAGCGATCGCTAATTCTGATGAACTCTCTGATGCCGAACTCAAGAAGCTGCAAGACACAAGGGCGAAAACGAAAACCGAACGACATCAGCAGCGCAAGGCTGAATTATCCCGTCGTTATGAAGTTGAAGTTACGCCTGATTTGGTCGAGAAAGATGACGACGCCTGGTATCCTCAGTTGCGGATGCACTACTATTTGACACTGGGGCGGGAATTTCTGACAACTCGTGATGCTAAACGAGCTAAGGCGCAGTTAGAAGCGGGGGAAAATTCGATTTGGAAACCAGATTTTAACAAGGGGCAGATGTTGCCATCGGTGCTGTTGTTAGAAGAACTGAATCTGTTGCAGTTGCTTACGCCAGGCGTTCGGTTACGCTCTTCTGACGAGGCAATGCAGGAATTTAAAGCATTGGCACTAAAGCATCGGCACGTTCTCAAGAATTACTTGAATGTCAGCATATCGGAAAAACTGACTCCGATAGCGATCGCACAGAAGTTGTTGGAGAAAATTGACTTAAAACTGAGTTATGTAGGTCGGCTTGGATCACGAGATAACCGGGAGTGCGTTTATCAATTTGTTGCCCCTAATGATCAACGTGATTCGATTTTTGGGCAATGGTTAAATCGGGATGAAGCAACTAAAAGGGATTCGGTGTCAGTCATGAATAATATAGATATAACCACACCTGTCATTGACACCACCTCACAGTTAATCCCCAAAAATACTGATTTGGTGTCAGCCACTAATAATATAGATATAACCACACAACTGACTGACACATCCCAATCAAACCCCCTTTCATTAAATCAGGTTGAAAGTCCTGTAACCCAAGGCTGGAAGGGGCTAAAGCTGAAATTGCAGCAAGGCATGGATTGCGCTGGCTCCTTCTACAATGAGTTAGTCTCCACAATCGGGGAGGCTGTCGGTGTTGCTGATGGGGAGCCTTACTGGAATGGGTATCTGGGGCAGTGGCAGGTTTGGGTTAACTTCGCTTCGGGGTGCAAATCCGTGTTCTGTGATTGGTTGGTAGCGGTGTAGATCAGAGTAGTACACTATTCCTTCAATTCCATTACTCTGAGTCGGTTATTGTGCAGATTCTGAGTTTGGGGCAAATAATCTCTCTTGCCAAGCCATTGAAAAAAACAATTGTGTGTTTGTTATCTTGTCCGTCGCTTAAAGTGACAAGTTTTGTTCTGCTCATTTTTTCCATCTCAGAGACGGTATTCTCAAAGAAATACGATTTATGTCCACAGTCGCAATAAAATGATGATGGAAACACGGTTCTTGCCATTTTAAAAGCCAGGATAAATACTCCAAATACTACCATGCTCTATGGGATAGATATCTAGGTCATGCTGTTATCCGGCTTGCTGGTTCAACCAAGCTTCTAAATCCGCCACTACAGAAAAATCTAATAACGCCTCTCCTAGAATAGACAATTGCTCAATAGATAATCCTCGAACTCGTTCAATCAAAGATGCATCAATTTCACCAAGACGACGATTTAGCTGACGTATAATTAAATCCTGTTGTCCTTCTTGTCTCCCTTGTTGTTTTCCTTCTTGTCTCCCTTCTTGTTTCCCTTCAAGTTTTGCTCTTTCACGGTCTTGCTGATAAAGTGGTTCTAATCGCATAATTAACTCCCTGTCATCTGATTCTAAATTTTGATTGACTCTTAAATTCTGGCGCAGGTTGTAAACTAATTCTAGCGTTGCTTGCTTGTATGGGTGATTCAATGGTAGCTTTGATAATTCCACAATTGCCTGTGACTGCACACTTCCCCTGCCAAGAATTCTTAACCACAACGTTTCCGGTGTTTGTGGTAGTTGGTGAATAGCAACAACTGCTGTACGTAGAGCATCACCTAAAAAGTATACTCCTGGCAACCACCCGGATTTCTGATTAACGTTAAAGCTTGATAATAGTGCCGGGGATGCAGTTGGACTAAGAACCCATAGTTTCGGAATATCTGACTCCTGAAGTTTGGTTTTATTCGCTTTAGCGTCTCGTCGCAATAGAGCTTTTACTTCTAATAATTTTTGAATACAATCACAAATTTCGTCACCAGAAGCGGCATTCCGAAATGGTTCTAATATTGCTGGAAACTCTGTAAATCTTCCAAGTAGCCCTAGCACTTCTAAATTAGAGTTTTGCTGTGCTAAAGGAGTAAATAGCACATCAATTTCTTTGATCTCTCCTGATATTTTTGATGATGACTTTACTTCCCCATAAGGTTTTAATAGTTCTTCTAGATAATCTTTGGCAAATTCGTCATGTACAAATCGAGTCATTCAATTAGGTTATTAAGAATTAATTGGAAGTGATTAATAATATTTTATCTGTATTTACAACCCATTTTAATCACACCTCAAATTTAAGCCGAATTCAGTCTGTTTCATGCTGTTTCGCAATCAGCCGACAGTTTGCGCTCAACAGTTATGGCGGTATGGACGGACGGGCGAGGTTTGCTGCTCATACTGGGTTTGATGACCCAACAAGCCCACCAGATGCCCCAGCTAGAGAAAGTATTGAATTGCGGACGCTGGTTTTCTATCCTACATAAGAATGATCACGGCTGGTATCCCAAACGGAGGATGCACTATTATTTGACACTGGGGCGGGAATTTCTGACAACCCGTGATGCACTCACGGGCCAAGGCACAATTGGAATTAGGGGAGAATTCGGTTTGGAAACCAGATTTTAACAAGGGCCAGTTATTACCTGCTATGTTGTTATTAGAAAATCTGAATCTGTTGCGGTTTCTTACGCCAGACGTTCAGTTGCGGGGGTCTGATGAGAAGATGCTGGAGTTTAAAGTGCTGGCTGTAAAGCATCGGCACGTTATCAAGAATTACTTGAATGTTAGTATCTCGGAAAAACTGACTCCGATAGCGATCGCTCAGAAACTACTTGGCAAAATTGATTTGAAATTGAATTACGTTGGTCGGTTGGGTAAGCGTGAAAACCGGGAGTGCGTTTATCAATTCGTGCCTGTTGATGATCAGCGTGATTCGATTTTTGGGCAGTGGTTCAATCGGGATGAATTATTTCAAAGTGAGTCGGTGTCAGTCACGAATAATATAAAGTTACAAACACCAGGTATTGACACAACATCACTGTCCATATTCCACAATACTGAAGTGGTGTCAGGCACTAATAATATAGTAAGAGCAACACCACTCAGTGACACAGCACCACATACCCCAGAAAATATTGCGATTCTTGGATGGAAGGGGCTAAAGCTGAAATTGCAGCAAGGTTTGGACAGCACTGGTCAGTTCTACCAACAGCTAGTCTCCACAATCGGCAAAGCTATCGGTGTTGCTGATGGGGAGCCTTACTGGAATGGATATCTGGGGCAGTGGCAGGTTTGGGTTAACTTTGGAGGCGGCTGTACGGCTGTGGTGTGCGATTGGGTGGTGGTGGTGTAGGTCATTCTTCACAAAGCTCACGCCTATTAATCACAGAGATTGCCTCTCTGGTAAAATAGCTTTAGTGTAGGTATTGCCCAAAAGCTATTGAGGTCAATTGGGTAAAAGTTGTACCCCAAGAAAAGTGTCGGTAAACATAGAGATTGTGCCGAAAATAGCTAACTACTGGTAGCAGCAACCACCTCAAATGCGATCGCCATTGCTGCCAGTTTTTTGGTATCAATACCACGAACTCCATCAGGAAGTGCGATCCCTTCGACATTAATGGCGCCACGAGTCCCTGCATCTAAGTCATAAAGCAAACTATTGGTAATATCTAACACTTCATTAGGAATGGCAACAGGCGCACTACGATTTTCTAGTCCCCTTGACTTAGCAATTGTTTGCAATGCTTTGAGAGAAGTTCGCAGAGGTGTTGTACTAGCAACAATCAGGGCTTCAGATATTCCCAAAGGGTCACCAATGGTGAGTTTAAATCCATCATCAACCTGGGGAATTACCCGTTTTTGTTTAGCTTCTATTAATGCTGCATCTTCTGAGGCTGACCAATTATTGGGAAAGATGACTGTCATTTCTCCTTGTGCATCAATTACCAAAATACTAACGTAGAGAGAACTAGATTCGTTATTTGCAATTTGGAAAGTAATCTCAGTTCCTATTGGTAATTTGGCTATACCAGAATCAGAATAATTGATCGGTTGTGCAGGCACTGGTTTATTTGTCTCTCCAGTTTGTTTGTTTACAGCACCGCGAATCGTGAAAGTTTCAGCAAGTAACTCGTTATTGTTGGCGATATTCATCGATGCGGTGACTGCAATCTGGGAGGTGTTAGTATTTCCCATTATTTGCTTGACAGTTCTGGCTGCTAACAGGGATTTTAACTTGGGTTGCAACCGCTTTACTGCCTCAGTTACTGTTTCGTTATTCTTACCAAAAGAGGCCGGAACTATTTGGTCTTGACTGGGTAAAAATAAACCATAACTACCTACGGTGGGGAGATTAACTATTAGTTGTTTCTGTAATTGTTGATGTTTTGCCTCAGTCATGCGCCCAAAAATATATTGCACCTCCAAAGTTCCCAAGGATTTGGGTTCAATGCGATTGATTACTCGTAATGCTTGTGTTGCCTGCTGGGTAGTATTCTTATCTAAGGAGTTATCTAGTCCAATTTTTAAAGTTAAACTGTTGGGAATGCTGCGGATACGTTCTTGTAATAGAGTTCCTGGTTGGATTGGGATTTGTGCCCTGGCAGTCGTTAGTAGTTTACCATTGGCAATTAATCCTTGGCGATCACCTAACTTTACCAATCCTCTTTCACCGCCTTTAGGATCTAAGACGGTTAAAATCATATCTTTTTTAAACGCTTCCAACCTTTGTGAATCTATGCCGCCGAGCCACAATTTCACTTGGTCTCCGTTGACTTGAGTGACCACAGCCTCTGCTGGGAGAGCCGAAAAGGAAGAGAAATAGATCGGTGCGTTGGTATTTTCTTTGCTAAAGTTTGTTTCTAATTGTGGATCTTGAAAGTTTCCTTGCTCTCTAGCTAGAATTTTTGTACTCCGAGCTACATTGATGATCGCTCTATTCACAGGTTCATTGCCACTTTGCTGCCATAGATATTGAGTTAATAAGTAGGTAAAGGCTCCGGCATAAAAGTCATCAAAAGCTGCATCGGCGGCGTATTGTTCACGTTTGGCGCTGGCAATGACCACTCCCTTAGCAACTCCTTTTCTGCGGCGTTCGATAAATTGTTGTTGTGAAAGTCCGAGTTTTTTTAACCATTGTTGCTGATAATCGAGTTCCGCTTGACTCGGTTGGAGGAGTGAACTACCATCACGCGATCGCACCCGCAAATTTCCCCGTGTCCCACCTCCAGAATGACAGCTATCTAACACAACTGTAATGTTGTCTGTTTTCAGTGCAGACATCAATAAAAACAGCGTGTGTCCCATAATGTCTTGGACTGCGCCACCAACAACCGGATATCCTGGCGGTAATTGGCTATCTATGGGTACAAAAGTGCTGTTGAATCCATCTGGGGAATCGCGATCGCGATCTTCTACCCGTGAACCATGCCCGGAAAAGTGAAATACTACTACATCTCCAGGTTTCGCTTGTTTAATCAAATGTTCTTCAAAGGCTGTGAGAATACCTTGACGGGTAGCTTGTTTATCGGTCAAGATGCGGATATCTTCTGATTTAAAGCCAAAGCGGTAAATTAATAATTCTTTCTGCAACATTACGTCATTTACACAACCTTTTAAAGCTGAAATTGTACCAGAATACTCATTGATGCCCACCAGTAGCGCTAGTTTACGGGGTGGACTTTGGGCGAGGACTTGGGCCATGCGTTCGCCCTGCTGCATAATATTCAACTGGCTTAAACCCAATGTTGCGAGAGTGGAAGCGGAAAATTGGAGAAGATGACGACGTTTAATGTTAGACATTATGATTTTATTTATATATTGGCTGAAGTTGCTTTAAAGGATTGTATCTCTGGGTTGTCTGAGGTTATGCAAAAACCAACATTTTTATAAATCTTCCGCTTCGTTGCTATATATTTTAGATATAAATGTAAATTTTACCAGTTCGCTATTAGAGAATCGTTTTGACTCTCGGCAGCTAGTTAAAAGCGATCGCCTGACATGAACTAATAGAGAAATTCGGTCTGAAATACAATTTTGAGTAGTGGGGCAAGATGCAATTTATACTGCACGCCGGAGGTAAACTAAATGTCAGTAACCGCAGCAAAATGGACTTTGGAAGAATACCACCACATGATTAAGGCGGGCATTTTAGACGATCGCCAGGTTGAGTTATTGAGAGGAGAAATAGTTGAAATCTTCGCAGAAGGGGAACCCCACGCCTATTCTAGAAATGAAGCTGGAGAATACTTAGCAAAATTATTAGGTGATCAGGCTAAAGTCCGCCAAGACAGTCCGATTACCTTACCTAATAACTCTGAACCAGAACCAGATATTGCTGTTGTCCAAAATCTCGGACGAGAATATCGTTTTCATGTAAGGATTCAGGTCTAATATTTAGGAAGCAGGGATGGGACAGACAAATAATTATTGGAATTAGCCAGCAGTGCTTGTGCAAAAAAATCAATCACAGACCGACTTTGACGACGGCAGGTTTGCACTACCGTCAACAGATGGGCAGTGTGTTTAAACCTGTCCATTGATCGGGAACCACCACTAACCTTACGTTTGGTCACAGCCAAACGCAGCGATCGCTCGGCCTGATTGTTATCAGGAGGGATTTCAGGATTGTCAAGAAAATACCACCATTGACTTGCTTTATCACGCAAAGAACGTAAAAGGTGGCCAGCTGTAGCTCCTGCTTTGTCAATCCACTGATTGAGCGAGGAGTGCAACTTGGATTTGAATTGATTGACCCAATCGTTATAACTACTTGAATCAAGAGTCTTAAACCCGAAGAGCATAACTGCTAAAAGCTTCATCAATTAAATCAACAAAAGCTTCACCGATAGCTTGGTTGTGAAGACCTGGAAGTATAATTAGTTTTTTGAAGTGACGACGTAGATGAGCCAAACATTTCTGTTGGTCAGCCACTGCATAACCATTGTAAACACTAAAATCGTCGCTGCTGAGTACCCCTGTATATTTAGCCCCTAAAATTGTTTCTAATTCGGATCGTGAGCGAGTATCAGCTGCTGTAAATAAACAGAAATCAGAATTAGCAACTACCCACAACCATTCTTTGATTCCTTTGACTGACCAAGGTGTTTCATCTACATGGATGTTAGGTTGGGTTTGTTTTACCCAATTACTTAATTCAATAATGCTTGGTTCAATTGCTTGAGTAATTCGTTCATTGGTGGCGACTAAAGTTCCTAACCCAATTTCAATTTGCCCCAGTTCCCACAACATTTCTTGCTGTTTTTCATAGGGCATGTGTGCATAATTGTTTACCCATCCCAAGAACGCCTGTAATCTAACTCCTAAATCTTGCCCTGGAACGATATCTGGCGACCATGAGGCTGTTTGTATATTTCCACAGCATTCACACACGCACGTCTGACGTTGATACTCCACTATTTCAATGGGACGTTCCACTAATTGCGCTACAGACTGTTTTTCTATTTTTACTGCCACGGTCGCAAATGCTTTTTGACCGCAATAAACACAATCTTCTGGACGTAAGATTTCATAACGATCTACTCTGCCAAAACCAGAGCGCGTTTTTCCTCGATGCCCTGGTTGTCCTCCTGGTTTCCTTTTCGGAGCCTCACTCTCAAGAAGTTTATCCTGCTGCTTGTTCTCTGTTTTTTTGAGGATATCTCCCGATGGTGGTTTCGATGATGTTTTACTATTCTATTTCTCTACTGACCTTGAGTTTCTCTAGTTCTTGTTCTAGTTTTAAAATTCTGGAGTTTAGTTTCTCTGTAGCGATCGCCTGCTCGACAATGATATCCACCAGTTGTTCCGGAGCCAACTGGAGAAGGGTTTCACGCTCTAGTTTCAGAGGCAGGTCTTTTTCCATAATTGTGATAGTCCGCCTTAGATGTCACACTTGTCAATACCCCTTGACCTGAATCCTTACGTAATGCTTCTTTATATTGACTGTTATGAAACTGCTCATTACCTTGCTGAAACAGTCGGTCTGCTTCAACTTTGTGGTCTGCTGGTGTTTGCGCCAATACCTGCGACGCTTGGAATAGTGGAGGCAAATTTGCAATCGGCAGTGAAACAGTCAAGATGAGAGTGGTCAATGCAGTTAAACTAAGTTTGCGATCGCGCATAGATTTTAGAGTTAGGGGTAAAGCAGGAAGTCTAAGGAGATATATCTCTCACCTGCTGAAGGATATGCAAATTAGATTTACTGTGCAAGAGTCAACAAAAGCGATGGTCAACAGCTTGGTTTGTGACAAATCCGGGTGTGAGTGTATTGTAAATCAAGGTGTCTCACCCGTTTTACAAGAAAAATTAGCGATCGCAAGATGGGCAATAGCCAATGGATACAGATGGTAAACTGGAAAGTACATAACAGTTAAATCGGTGATGTCCCATGAACGTTGTCACACCAAAGCGATTCACTATTGACGAATATCATCGGCTGATTGAACTGGAATTTCTCAAGGAGAGCGATCGCATTGAATTGATTCGCGGAGAACTAATTGAGATGGTAGCCAAAGGCACACCTCATACATTTTGCACAACTCGACTTTGTAGACAACTGGATCGATTGCTAGGCGATCGGGTTGTTGTGCGTTGTCAAGAGCCAATCATACTACCATCAGATAGTGAACCTGAACCAGATGTAGCGATCGCACGAGGAAATGAGACTGACTATCTTCCCCATCATCCCTATCCTGAAGATATTTTTTTAGTGATTGAAATTTCAGACTCAACCCTAAATTACGACCAAACAACAAAGTTAGAAATCTACGCAGAAGCAGGAATTGCTGATTATTGGATTGTCAACTTAAATGTTCGCCAGCTTGAGCGTTACAGCCAACCGTATCAAAATGCTCAAGGTGAATTCAATTATCTCAGCAAGCAGATATCTTTGCCCCATCAGTCAGTAGCGATTCCTGGATTTGAAGATGTCTTATTAGACTTGAGTAGAATTTTTCCCACGGTTGTAGGCAGGGCAAACGCATCTAAATTACTCTTGATTACAACGAGGGTTAAGAACAAACCAAAAAATCAGGATTTCGGGTTTAATTATTTTTTAAGCCCCAAAGCGATCGCCTAAAATTTTCGCAATAAGCAAGAGTTAATGACATTATTTTTAAGCCTATTGAGAATAGACTTTGCTTATTGACATGATGCGGCCGCCCTGCGGTTGTAGGTGGTTAGTCGTAGGTTGAGCAAAACCCAATCTAATCTACAAAAAATGGCGAAGGTATTCTTAGAAAATAGAGCTAATTATTGTGAGAGCGTTGAAAATCAAGATATCTCATTTGTTGTGTCGGAAAATTCAGCGATCGCAAGATATTTTTGACTTGTAAATGAGTTTAATACTTGTGAACGAACCTTTGGCGTTGTGGAAATTTATTCAAACCATAACCCTCTTATCGCGCCTTTTTCACCGCCTGTACCGCCGCATCAGCGTTGACTAATCCTTTACCAAAGAAGTACTGCTGACCTTTAACTGAGGAAGAGACTGCACCTTTACTTCGTAATGAACCATATAATTTGGTATCTTCTTCAGAAATACTCAGCCCTTGATAACTGGCTGTAGATTTCAAGATACTAACCAAGCGTTTTCTGCTAAGTTCCCTATTTTCTCCTTTC
This window contains:
- a CDS encoding asparagine synthetase B family protein is translated as MENMPPREKINQPQQFIGYWGYGSRCELEARLSIIKTLHTTSDQLSDLDLLTENNYPIWNVAHIGFSQQSILPIHHPERIAAISASGIFTYLNSDIWVKLQRSDRLILGREPFGKVPLYWMQQGQVIWFASRLQLLLKVVENPEVNIPALYGYSCFSYVPNPLTPVSQIFAVPAGEELVWQSQSESQRLWAPISQRLSQWCEAGVQIKDETTAVKQLQALLQQAVERQISDLTDEPVGVFLSGGLDSSVVAALLVQAGIKVIGYTLDFGKAGISESLYAEIVAQHLQIPLVKVDANPHQIQKALISTVQALDLPFGDGVTVPLFLLGQRASQDTRVIFNGEGGDQLFAGWTNKPLIAAGVYQNENLSIQENFIQQYLRTFHRLWGYEAQIYQPHIYDQIQNLHPEDWIAEALDPEYCTAVLHRLRRASLMLKGSQNIHPRATALGFAHGLFVRSPFCDLPLAEWTFQVSGELCLQGVCEKYILKRAVENLLPSEIVWRQKRGMGVPLTSWCLNEFWNQIGKCLNPGKLRVENRFSPHLAAQIVGGKLGATIQGRRIGEILWLLIMWQLWRVYVFSEESGQESFDHPFWIPQKLWRFQKKWQA
- a CDS encoding DUF3859 domain-containing protein, which encodes MNQRLTTEQLTQIVAEVGNLQTRKEAEIEPEQVKQILQELGLPPDLLDEALVQVQRRQVLKVQEKRNRTIAIGVIAAIAIVIMGTLFSIQQHNSTLERVSTQRNRITLTQDDGSDLRNISRQNSPEVFYRVTLKDAPIGQKLDLTCNWINPNGEIVKQNRYQTREIDKSIWDTQCRYIIGSASTPGKWKAQIFLQGRQLSETEFEVK
- a CDS encoding DUF4351 domain-containing protein, with protein sequence MTRFVHDEFAKDYLEELLKPYGEVKSSSKISGEIKEIDVLFTPLAQQNSNLEVLGLLGRFTEFPAILEPFRNAASGDEICDCIQKLLEVKALLRRDAKANKTKLQESDIPKLWVLSPTASPALLSSFNVNQKSGWLPGVYFLGDALRTAVVAIHQLPQTPETLWLRILGRGSVQSQAIVELSKLPLNHPYKQATLELVYNLRQNLRVNQNLESDDRELIMRLEPLYQQDRERAKLEGKQEGRQEGKQQGRQEGQQDLIIRQLNRRLGEIDASLIERVRGLSIEQLSILGEALLDFSVVADLEAWLNQQAG
- a CDS encoding caspase family protein; the encoded protein is MSNIKRRHLLQFSASTLATLGLSQLNIMQQGERMAQVLAQSPPRKLALLVGINEYSGTISALKGCVNDVMLQKELLIYRFGFKSEDIRILTDKQATRQGILTAFEEHLIKQAKPGDVVVFHFSGHGSRVEDRDRDSPDGFNSTFVPIDSQLPPGYPVVGGAVQDIMGHTLFLLMSALKTDNITVVLDSCHSGGGTRGNLRVRSRDGSSLLQPSQAELDYQQQWLKKLGLSQQQFIERRRKGVAKGVVIASAKREQYAADAAFDDFYAGAFTYLLTQYLWQQSGNEPVNRAIINVARSTKILAREQGNFQDPQLETNFSKENTNAPIYFSSFSALPAEAVVTQVNGDQVKLWLGGIDSQRLEAFKKDMILTVLDPKGGERGLVKLGDRQGLIANGKLLTTARAQIPIQPGTLLQERIRSIPNSLTLKIGLDNSLDKNTTQQATQALRVINRIEPKSLGTLEVQYIFGRMTEAKHQQLQKQLIVNLPTVGSYGLFLPSQDQIVPASFGKNNETVTEAVKRLQPKLKSLLAARTVKQIMGNTNTSQIAVTASMNIANNNELLAETFTIRGAVNKQTGETNKPVPAQPINYSDSGIAKLPIGTEITFQIANNESSSLYVSILVIDAQGEMTVIFPNNWSASEDAALIEAKQKRVIPQVDDGFKLTIGDPLGISEALIVASTTPLRTSLKALQTIAKSRGLENRSAPVAIPNEVLDITNSLLYDLDAGTRGAINVEGIALPDGVRGIDTKKLAAMAIAFEVVAATSS